Proteins from a genomic interval of Lathamus discolor isolate bLatDis1 chromosome 11, bLatDis1.hap1, whole genome shotgun sequence:
- the CSTF1 gene encoding cleavage stimulation factor subunit 1, with protein MSGRRVAAACDRRQLPRGMGSMASPLLDPRPLRLPFLEADSRLQSICGRSMQQPSRRSILRSRPPPPPPPLPPPPIDALRAPVAILGGERGRQKEGSAPPRHSLLTMYRTKVSLKDRQQLYKLIISQLLYDGYINIANGLINEIKPQSVCAPSEQLLHLIKLGMENDDSAVQYAIGRSDTVAPGTGIDLEFDADVQTMSPEASEYETCYVTSHKGPCRVATYSRDGQLIATGSADASIKILDTERMLAKSAMPIEVMMNETAQQNMENHPVIRTLYDHVDEVTCLAFHPTEQILASGSRDYTLKLFDYSKPSAKRAFKYIQEAEMLRSISFHPSGDFILVGTQHPTLRLYDINTFQCFVSCNPQDQHTDAICSVNYNTSANMYVTGSKDGCIKLWDGVSNRCITTFEKAHDGAEVCSAIFSKNSKYILSSGKDSVAKLWEISTGRTLVKYTGAGLSGRQVHRTQAVFNHTEDYVLLPDERTISLCCWDSRTAERRNLLSLGHNSIVRCIVHSPTNPGFMTCSDDYRARFWYRRSTTD; from the exons ATGTCGGGTCGCCGTGTCGCTGCAGCATGTGATAGACGTCAGCTGCCACGGGGCATGGGTAGCATGGCATCCCCCCTGCTTGACCCGCGCCCGCTTCGACTGCCGTTTCTTGAGGCTGAC AGTCGCCTCCAATCGATCTGCGGGCGATCGATGCAGCAGCCTTCGCGGAGGAGCATTCTTCGgtcccggccgccgccgccgcctcctcccttGCCGCCGCCGCCCATCGATGCGCTCAGGGCTCCGGTCGCCATTTTAGGGGGAGAGCgagggaggcagaaggaaggatcG gcCCCTCCAAGGCATTCCTTGCTCACAATGTATAGAACAAAAGTCAGTTTGAAAGACCGTCAGCAACTTTATAAACTGATAATTAGTCAGCTGCTATATGATGGATACATAAATATTGCCAATGGCTTGATAAATGAGATAAAACCACAATCAGTCTGTGCCCCATCTGAACAACTGCTGCACCTGATTAAGTTAG GAATGGAGAACGATGACAGTGCTGTTCAGTATGCAATTGGACGGTCAGATACAGTAGCTCCAGGCACAGGAATTGATTTGGAATTTGATGCAGATGTACAGACCATGTCTCCCGAGGCTTCTGAATATGAGACTTGTTATGTCACATCTCACAAAGGGCCGTGTCGTGTAGCTACATATAGCAGAGACGGACAGTTAATAGCTACAGGATCTGCTGATGCCTCAATAAAAATTCTTGATACAGAGAGAATGTTGGCCAAAAGTGCTATGCCTATTGAG GTCATGATGAATGAGACGGCACAGCAAAACATGGAAAATCATCCTGTTATTCGGACTCTATATGATCATGTGGATGAAGTTACGTGCTTAGCTTTTCATCCAACAGAACAGATCCTAGCATCTGGTTCAAGGGACTACACACTTAAATTATTTGATTATTCAAAACCTTCTGCCAAAAGAGCCTTCAAATACATACAG GAGGCAGAGATGCTGCGCTCAATTTCTTTTCACCCTTCTGGAGATTTCATACTTGTTGGTACGCAGCACCCTACTTTACGACTATACGATATCAATACTTTCCAGTGTTTTGTGTCTTGCAATCCTCAAGATCAGCACACTGATGCCATATGTTCAGTGAATTACAACACAAGTGCAAACATGTATGTGACGGGAAGTAAGGATGGATGCATCAAACTGTGGGATGGTGTTTCAAATCGCTGCATCACTACTTTTGAGAAGGCACATGATGGAGCTGAAGTCTGTTCTGCTATTTTTTCCAAAAACTCAAAGTATATCTTGTCAAGTGGAAAAGACTCTGTAGCTAAACTATGGGAGATATCCACTGGTCGAACACTTGTCAAATATACAG GAGCTGGTTTGAGTGGACGACAAGTACACAGGACACAAGCTGTCTTCAACCACACAGAAGATTATGTGCTGCTTCCGGATGAAAGGACCATaagtctctgctgctgggactCAAGAACTGCTGAAAGGAGAAATCTTCTTTCTCTGGGGCACAACAGCATTGTCCGTTGCATTGTCCATTCTCCTACCAATCCTGGCTTCATGACCTGCAGTGACGACTACAGGGCTAGATTCTGGTACAGAAGATCGACGACAGACTAA